The Miscanthus floridulus cultivar M001 unplaced genomic scaffold, ASM1932011v1 os_1504_1_2, whole genome shotgun sequence genome contains the following window.
gttgttagaggctcggtaatgtcatcaacagggaagcgcaacccagcgtcatcttgaataactggcagctccatggaagcacaactgcttttcatctgaccaacggggctaatggtgactcccgacgttgattgcgattgcatttgactcattgctagctgcacttgcctcttgatctcctcctgcattcttgcctcaagagatttttctcgttcacatgattcaagcaatgcttgtcgtgactcatcaacaaattgctctaaTGCACGGAtttgttctgcctcctcatccttctttctctggcggcttctgtaggtatccttgtctgctgggaatgcgtgtagccacagaaccaccccatagcctcttgttcgaccaccatgttcgggattctctaggacatatgtcaattcatccttctctctgttgggcttgaaaacaccactatcagcttcttccctagcacgagctagtttctatgttgctctctcaattttttggtcaaaaattagcttgccagtgtctgggtctaggcttcccccatgagcgtagaaccaattctttgcgcgttgaggccagttcttctctattgtttcaggtatgattcccttggcagtaatctctgcttctaggttctgccacttgggaatagcactcctataaccacctgatcccatgcaatgatggtattgcttctatcgggcattctgccgattcctcatcacacgttcctcactgtcttgagatgtcttgtattctacgaaggcatctcaatgggactccaacttgacaaatgccttagcattgaaatccggcaTAGCAtttttcaagataaactttttatacaatgtcttcttccaactctagaacaatgttgccatcttcttcattgtccaatccctcactagctccttcaaagcatcatctgcttgtaatatgaaatgctgagtgatatctctccaagctaggttcttgtcatgatcagatacaaaactaacattaggagcggatatcttctgcttccattcacgagcactaactgggatcctatcccttacaatgaacccacattgattgacatatgtctgagcatgtggtcccaatagtttgtcggtgtcggtgtcaaattctgatattatgaaatggccctctaatggcttttttggccctcgaactttcctacttttgtcggtggttgatgtagatccagagaccggctacatgagtagaaacacaacgattaacaacaaatatacgtacgcatgcatctataagagatgatagataatcgaatatacctcgccagtattttcttgcgcgacaatttgttgatcttcaaccaccggcatattcaggatattctcataatcagcaaagtactgactcgtgtcatttGAGCCCGGGACGAGGTGtaatgcgtgctcggtgacctcccttggtatgcccagcatgtgtagaaggtttccatgcgaagacatcgtgattggcacataggaagtcggtgagctcgctctcctatttggccaggagcttggTCTCGATCCACACCGTCTTGGTAGGGTTGGTGGGGTTGATCCCCACCACCTTGATTCCCTCAGTCGGGTGGAAGGCACTCAATGAGGTCGGCTCGTTGCAGCCTGGGACTACTGGAGTTGACGAATTCCTGAGCTCCAGGAGCTCGACGGAGTTGATGACGACAGTGGCAAGCTCATAATGCTCGCGGTTGCACGTGTAGGCgtgtgaaaaggtgctacccatggtgatgacgccgttcggtcccgacatcttcaacttga
Protein-coding sequences here:
- the LOC136534108 gene encoding uncharacterized protein is translated as MFGDRANFRLEVLTFEVVDFLGSYHAILGWLCYANFMAIPNYIYLKLKMSGPNGVITMGSTFSHAYTCNREHYELATVVINSVELLELRNSSTPVVPGCNEPTSLSAFHPTEGIKVVGINPTNPTKTVWIETKLLAK